One Phoenix dactylifera cultivar Barhee BC4 chromosome 14, palm_55x_up_171113_PBpolish2nd_filt_p, whole genome shotgun sequence DNA window includes the following coding sequences:
- the LOC103708054 gene encoding chromophore lyase CRL, chloroplastic isoform X2, with translation MGTDSDSGGGGGRARGWVLKALVLFGGALLLKRLRKSTTRWDHARAVAEALSGEKFSREQARRDPDNYFNIRMLMCPATEMVDDSRVLYFEQAFWRTPQKPFRQRFYMVKPCPKEKKCDVELSSYAIRDVEEYKNFCDRPKDQRPQPEEVIGDIAEHLTTVHLSRCERGKRCLYEGSSPPGGFPNSWNGATYCTSELAIHKYGEVHTWDRGYDDEGNQVWGARGGPYEFKPAPSSSDDDMFSPLNFAPTLSLEKKMEGSFVVDEQ, from the exons ATGGGAACGGATTCGGACTCGGGCGGTGGAGGGGGCCGAGCACGGGGATGGGTCCTCAAGGCGCTGGTCCTCTTCGGCGGGGCGCTTCTATTGAAGAGGCTGAGGAAGTCCACCACCAGGTGGGACCACGCCCGCGCCGTCGCCGAAGCCCTCTCCGGCGAGAAG TTTTCTCGAGAGCAAGCTCGTAGAGATCCTGACAATTATTTCAATATAAG AATGCTTATGTGTCCAGCAACAGAGATGGTTGATGACTCGAGAGTactatactttgagcaa GCATTCTGGAGAACTCCACAGAAACCTTTTCGACAA AGGTTTTATATGGTGAAGCCTTGcccgaaggaaaaaaaatgtgaTGTTGAG TTAAGTTCATATGCCATAAGGGATGTGGAAGAGTACAAAAACTTTTGTGACCGTCCAAAGGACCAGCGACCACAGCCTGAAGAAGTTATTGGG GATATTGCAGAACATTTAACAACCGTACACCTTTCGCGCTGTGAACGTGGAAAGCGCTGCTTATATGAAGGCTCAAGTCCACCTGGTGGCTTCCCTAATTCCTGG AATGGAGCGACATATTGCACGTCGGAGCTTGCAATTCACAAATATGGTGAAGTACATACTTGGGATAGGGGCTATGATGATGAAGGAAATCAG GTCTGGGGAGCGAGGGGAGGTCCATATGAGTTCAAACCTGCACCATCATCTAGTGACGATGACATGTTTTCACCTCTAAATTTTGCCCCGACATTGTCTCTAGAGAAGAAGATGGAGGGATCTTTTGTGGTTGATGAGCAATAA
- the LOC103708054 gene encoding chromophore lyase CRL, chloroplastic isoform X1, with protein MGTDSDSGGGGGRARGWVLKALVLFGGALLLKRLRKSTTRWDHARAVAEALSGEKFSREQARRDPDNYFNIRMLMCPATEMVDDSRVLYFEQAFWRTPQKPFRQRFYMVKPCPKEKKCDVELSSYAIRDVEEYKNFCDRPKDQRPQPEEVIGDIAEHLTTVHLSRCERGKRCLYEGSSPPGGFPNSWVPFCILSPAVSFGLLNGATYCTSELAIHKYGEVHTWDRGYDDEGNQVWGARGGPYEFKPAPSSSDDDMFSPLNFAPTLSLEKKMEGSFVVDEQ; from the exons ATGGGAACGGATTCGGACTCGGGCGGTGGAGGGGGCCGAGCACGGGGATGGGTCCTCAAGGCGCTGGTCCTCTTCGGCGGGGCGCTTCTATTGAAGAGGCTGAGGAAGTCCACCACCAGGTGGGACCACGCCCGCGCCGTCGCCGAAGCCCTCTCCGGCGAGAAG TTTTCTCGAGAGCAAGCTCGTAGAGATCCTGACAATTATTTCAATATAAG AATGCTTATGTGTCCAGCAACAGAGATGGTTGATGACTCGAGAGTactatactttgagcaa GCATTCTGGAGAACTCCACAGAAACCTTTTCGACAA AGGTTTTATATGGTGAAGCCTTGcccgaaggaaaaaaaatgtgaTGTTGAG TTAAGTTCATATGCCATAAGGGATGTGGAAGAGTACAAAAACTTTTGTGACCGTCCAAAGGACCAGCGACCACAGCCTGAAGAAGTTATTGGG GATATTGCAGAACATTTAACAACCGTACACCTTTCGCGCTGTGAACGTGGAAAGCGCTGCTTATATGAAGGCTCAAGTCCACCTGGTGGCTTCCCTAATTCCTGGGTACCCTTCTGTATACTTTCTCCTGCAGTTTCCTTTGGGCTTCTG AATGGAGCGACATATTGCACGTCGGAGCTTGCAATTCACAAATATGGTGAAGTACATACTTGGGATAGGGGCTATGATGATGAAGGAAATCAG GTCTGGGGAGCGAGGGGAGGTCCATATGAGTTCAAACCTGCACCATCATCTAGTGACGATGACATGTTTTCACCTCTAAATTTTGCCCCGACATTGTCTCTAGAGAAGAAGATGGAGGGATCTTTTGTGGTTGATGAGCAATAA
- the LOC103708054 gene encoding chromophore lyase CRL, chloroplastic isoform X3, giving the protein MGTDSDSGGGGGRARGWVLKALVLFGGALLLKRLRKSTTRWDHARAVAEALSGEKFSREQARRDPDNYFNIRMLMCPATEMVDDSRVLYFEQAFWRTPQKPFRQRFYMVKPCPKEKKCDVEDIAEHLTTVHLSRCERGKRCLYEGSSPPGGFPNSWVPFCILSPAVSFGLLNGATYCTSELAIHKYGEVHTWDRGYDDEGNQVWGARGGPYEFKPAPSSSDDDMFSPLNFAPTLSLEKKMEGSFVVDEQ; this is encoded by the exons ATGGGAACGGATTCGGACTCGGGCGGTGGAGGGGGCCGAGCACGGGGATGGGTCCTCAAGGCGCTGGTCCTCTTCGGCGGGGCGCTTCTATTGAAGAGGCTGAGGAAGTCCACCACCAGGTGGGACCACGCCCGCGCCGTCGCCGAAGCCCTCTCCGGCGAGAAG TTTTCTCGAGAGCAAGCTCGTAGAGATCCTGACAATTATTTCAATATAAG AATGCTTATGTGTCCAGCAACAGAGATGGTTGATGACTCGAGAGTactatactttgagcaa GCATTCTGGAGAACTCCACAGAAACCTTTTCGACAA AGGTTTTATATGGTGAAGCCTTGcccgaaggaaaaaaaatgtgaTGTTGAG GATATTGCAGAACATTTAACAACCGTACACCTTTCGCGCTGTGAACGTGGAAAGCGCTGCTTATATGAAGGCTCAAGTCCACCTGGTGGCTTCCCTAATTCCTGGGTACCCTTCTGTATACTTTCTCCTGCAGTTTCCTTTGGGCTTCTG AATGGAGCGACATATTGCACGTCGGAGCTTGCAATTCACAAATATGGTGAAGTACATACTTGGGATAGGGGCTATGATGATGAAGGAAATCAG GTCTGGGGAGCGAGGGGAGGTCCATATGAGTTCAAACCTGCACCATCATCTAGTGACGATGACATGTTTTCACCTCTAAATTTTGCCCCGACATTGTCTCTAGAGAAGAAGATGGAGGGATCTTTTGTGGTTGATGAGCAATAA
- the LOC103708054 gene encoding chromophore lyase CRL, chloroplastic isoform X4, protein MGTDSDSGGGGGRARGWVLKALVLFGGALLLKRLRKSTTRWDHARAVAEALSGEKFSREQARRDPDNYFNIRMLMCPATEMVDDSRVLYFEQAFWRTPQKPFRQRFYMVKPCPKEKKCDVEDIAEHLTTVHLSRCERGKRCLYEGSSPPGGFPNSWNGATYCTSELAIHKYGEVHTWDRGYDDEGNQVWGARGGPYEFKPAPSSSDDDMFSPLNFAPTLSLEKKMEGSFVVDEQ, encoded by the exons ATGGGAACGGATTCGGACTCGGGCGGTGGAGGGGGCCGAGCACGGGGATGGGTCCTCAAGGCGCTGGTCCTCTTCGGCGGGGCGCTTCTATTGAAGAGGCTGAGGAAGTCCACCACCAGGTGGGACCACGCCCGCGCCGTCGCCGAAGCCCTCTCCGGCGAGAAG TTTTCTCGAGAGCAAGCTCGTAGAGATCCTGACAATTATTTCAATATAAG AATGCTTATGTGTCCAGCAACAGAGATGGTTGATGACTCGAGAGTactatactttgagcaa GCATTCTGGAGAACTCCACAGAAACCTTTTCGACAA AGGTTTTATATGGTGAAGCCTTGcccgaaggaaaaaaaatgtgaTGTTGAG GATATTGCAGAACATTTAACAACCGTACACCTTTCGCGCTGTGAACGTGGAAAGCGCTGCTTATATGAAGGCTCAAGTCCACCTGGTGGCTTCCCTAATTCCTGG AATGGAGCGACATATTGCACGTCGGAGCTTGCAATTCACAAATATGGTGAAGTACATACTTGGGATAGGGGCTATGATGATGAAGGAAATCAG GTCTGGGGAGCGAGGGGAGGTCCATATGAGTTCAAACCTGCACCATCATCTAGTGACGATGACATGTTTTCACCTCTAAATTTTGCCCCGACATTGTCTCTAGAGAAGAAGATGGAGGGATCTTTTGTGGTTGATGAGCAATAA
- the LOC103708119 gene encoding obtusifoliol 14-alpha demethylase-like has product MMDLKENNKFLSAGLLLLATVVFVKLVCAALAPRSKKRLPPTVKALPVIGGLLRFMKGPIVMIREEYKKLGCVFTVNVLNRRITFFIGPEVSAHFFKAPEVELSQQEVYQFNVPTFGPGVVFDVDYSIRQEQFRFFTEALRVTKLRSYVDQMVVEAEDYFSKWGESGTVDLKYELEHLIILTASRCLLGREVRDKLFDDVSALFHDLDNGMRPISVIFPYLPIPAHRRRDRARARIAEIFSTIINSRKGSGRSEDDMLQCFIDSKYKDGRPTTEGEITGLLIAALFAGQHTSSITSTWTGAYLLRHKQYLSAALEEQKDILRRHGNKIDHDILSEMDALHRCIKEALRLHPPLIMLLRYSHSDFTVKTKEGKEYDIPKGHIVATSPAFANRLPHIYKDPDRYDPDRFAPGREEDKAAGPFSYVSFGGGRHGCLGEPFAYLQIKAIWSHLLRNFEFELISPFPENDWNAMVVGVKGDVMVRYKRRKLSVDT; this is encoded by the exons ATGATGGATCTGAAGGAAAACAATAAATTTCTGAGCGCTGGGCTTCTACTTCTGGCGACCGTTGTCTTTGTGAAGCTTGTTTGTGCCGCTCTTGCGCCCAGGTCCAAGAAACGGCTGCCACCGACTGTGAAGGCGCTGCCAGTCATCGGAGGGCTGCTCCGGTTCATGAAAGGCCCCATTGTGATGATCAGAGAGGAGTACAAGAAGCTCGGGTGTGTCTTCACAGTGAATGTGCTGAACAGGCGCATCACCTTCTTCATTGGCCCTGAGGTCTCGGCGCATTTCTTCAAGGCCCCAGAGGTGGAGCTCAGCCAGCAGGAGGTTTACCAGTTCAATGTGCCTACTTTCGGGCCTGGGGTTGTCTTTGATGTGGATTATTCAATCAGGCAGGAGCAGTTCCGGTTTTTCACCGAGGCGCTGAGGGTGACCAAATTGAGGAGCTATGTGGATCAGATGGTTGTGGAAGCTGAG GATTATTTCTCAAAGTGGGGAGAAAGCGGCACAGTGGATTTAAAGTATGAGCTTGAGCATCTCATCATTTTGACAGCAAGTCGATGCCTCTTGGGGAGGGAGGTTAGGGACAAGCTCTTTGATGACGTCTCCGCACTCTTCCACGATCTCGACAATGGCATGCGCCCGATCAGCGTCATCTTCCCCTACCTTCCAATTCCTGCCCACCGTCGTCGTGACCGTGCTCGTGCTAGGATTGCTGAAATCTTTTCCACCATCATAAACTCCCGCAAGGGATCTGGCCGCTCGGAGGATGACATGCTGCAGTGCTTCATTGACTCAAAATACAAGGATGGCCGCCCGACCACTGAGGGTGAAATCACTGGACTACTCATTGCTGCCCTCTTTGCTGGTCAGCACACCAGTTCCATCACCTCTACCTGGACTGGAGCTTACCTCCTCCGCCATAAGCAATATCTCTCAGCAGCTTTGGAAGAGCAGAAGGATATTTTGAGGCGGCACGGGAATAAGATCGACCATGATATCCTATCGGAGATGGATGCGCTCCACCGCTGCATCAAGGAAGCATTGAGGCTTCATCCTCCACTGATAATGCTGCTCCGCTACTCACACAGCGACTTCACTGTGAAGACAAAGGAGGGGAAAGAGTACGATATTCCGAAGGGCCACATCGTGGCTACTTCCCCGGCGTTTGCCAACCGGCTACCTCATATCTACAAGGACCCAGACAGGTATGATCCTGATAGATTTGCTCCTGGAAGGGAGGAAGACAAGGCTGCAGGCCCATTCTCGTATGTTTCTTTTGGGGGCGGCAGGCATGGGTGCCTTGGGGAGCCCTTTGCCTACTTGCAGATAAAGGCAATATGGAGCCATTTGTTGAGgaactttgagtttgagctgaTTTCTCCTTTCCCTGAGAATGACTGGAACGCCATGGTGGTAGGGGTCAAGGGGGACGTGATGGTGCGTTACAAGCGGAGGAAGCTGTCTGTCGACACCTGA